The Leishmania braziliensis MHOM/BR/75/M2904 WGS CADA00000000 data, contig 35, whole genome shotgun sequence genomic interval ACGTTACGCACTGCCACGAAGCGTGACGCATCACTGCCTGCGATCGATTACCACGTTGTCGAATCAAATTTGCTCACCGATTGATATACGGAGAGCGAGACGCGGTCGACAAGGGGCACCTCTAGTTTCACTCAGTGCTCGTTCATACGTACACAtctctcctccacgtgcGCGTTGACCATTACGCATGGAGATCAAGtgcacatacatacacacatttACCAGCATGCGAAGTGCGGATGGGCAGAGCAACAAGAAAGCGTAGCGGCACCAAAAGGAGTTGAGCACTTAGCACCAGAGCCGctgcttcccccctccccctcctcctcctcctcgcaccTCTTTCagtcttcctcttctgtcTCCGCCATTAaacccaccccctttttccttcacctctctctctctacacgcacacacacacacatgtgaCTGGGCGAAAGACCGATACGTACAGGGAATTACCCGTACACATAGGAAAACACCGCAATAGATGACGctggcgagggagagagtcaGTCATGATCAGTAACGGGTCTGGTACtaccgcggctgctgccgctgccggtgctgagACACGCAGTGCGTGCCCAATTACACGTACCCATCAacgctttcttcttcgttcTCTGGAGTTTACACAACAGTATGCTCCCATGTACCGATGCCGAATGGAGGCGCAATACGCGTCTGCGCTGCGTGCCATTCAGCGCATCGTGCGGGAGGATCCAAGGTACGGTTCACAGGCCTGCGTCATGAACCCCCGGCGCGTACTTGAGCTGCAGCCCGGCGTGCCCGCCGTATGTGTCGGGATCGTGTACAAGAACATGAAGCTGCTGCCACGCTTCCTTGACGAGTATCAGAGTGAGCTTGTCCGCATCGACGCTggtgacgacgacaacgatgATGAGAGTGGCGTTGTGGAGGCTGTGCCTCTTGACAGGTCTGCAGAAACTGCAGCTGCTACGATGCACCGCAGCAATGAGGCCGAAGAAGATGCAAACAACGACGGGCAGGCGCTTGCCGCAGCGGACGAACACTACAGCGTGTGTGACAGCGCTGATGAACTGATGCTAGaggacagcagcggccgtgctctgctgcaggGACTCGATGCCGAGCGCTTCTGCACCGGGATCGTGCTGGGCGTCTATGGCGCCCTGCTCCCCAATGGCAGCATGAAGGTGCTCCGCTACGCCTTCAGCGGGGACTTGGGCTCCGCGTTTGTCCCGCGCCCAGTGATCCGCGCCACAGGCCCGTGCTACATCGCCTTTGTGAGCGGGCTGAGCCTCAACGTCCCACGCGACAATGGCAAGGAGGCGCAGGCTGCGGCATCTCGCGCGCGGGCCTCGCTGGAGCTCTTGGTTGAGTTCTTGTGCGGCAACACGGGCAACGCCGCCTTGCGGGGCAAGGCGAAGTGCGTCTCGCGACTGGTGATTGGAGGCGATAGTATTGCCCCCACTGACGAGCTGAAGCTCAAGAAGAAGGTGAAGCTGGACCCATCTGACCACGTGCGGCTGAACGATGACAAGGCACAGGGTAACACGgtcacctccgccgcgcTAATGCGGCAGCTGgacacgctgctggagcgtgTTGTGCGCACCGTAGAGGTGGAGCTGATGCCAGGCGCTAACGACATGTCTGATGCGTttcagccgcagcagccgctgcatcCCTTATTACTTCCCAAAGCCGGCAAGCACTCCACGCTGCGACTCGTCTCGAACCCGTTTTGTTTCACTGCGCAGCCTGGCGCGGCGACCGTGGCCACCACCGAGTTGTTGAAGAGTGAGGAGTGCGTAGAGtcggaggcgaagaagcacaAGACCGAGGTGGCCGAGGGTGTGAACTTCTTCGTGACATCAGGGCAGAACATAAACGATGTAGCCCGCGAGTCACGCTTTCCGACGCGGCTGGACACCATGTGCATGGTGGTGGTATCTGGCTGCGCCTGCCCTACGGCTCCCAACACCCTCTTCAGTTACCCTTTCTGCAACCACGACCCTTTCTTGTTCCAGAACACACCACACTGCGTTGTGGCTTGCGATCAGCCGCAGTTCGAGACGCGCTACGCAACACTGGATGAGCTGCACGAAGAGACTCACCACAACTTCACGGAatcagcgtcgtcgtcaccgcGATTGAAGGCGACAGCGAGCGCCGTGTCTGCGAAGGGTGGCGAGAACAAGGCTGTTCTCCCAGAGGCTGGAGTGCGCCTGATCTGCGTGCCGTCCTTCGCCCGCTCTGGGGCACTGGTGCTGGTGGACGTGAACTCGCCAACGCTGGAGACGAGTGTCGTGTCCTTCTTGGTGCCATgagatgaagaggagagggggccgTGACAGAtgggcggtgtgtgcgtgtgtgtgtgtggtacCGAGGTCGTGTGTTCTGGCAGCAGTGATTGGGGGTTAATCTTTGCGAAGGTTACACATGCAGGGTGGCCTAGTGGCGAGCTGTGAATACAATTAGGGACCCCGATTTTCAAGGAAGGTGTCTGCGTACCGAGTGCACTAATCATGCGAAGCCGTCCCAACACAACTGTCGCCGTCATCGCTTTGGTTTCTCCAATTTGTGGTTTTGCTGTCCATGACAAAGAAGAAGCGTAATGCTTAAAAAGAGCGGCACACTAATGGAAAtggatggtggtggtgctggcgctgcccaATCCTTCCCTGCGCATCACTTCCTCCCGTGTGGTGCACACGTATGTGGTATGAACGTGATTGCGCTGAGGAGACCAACAACAACATCCTTACTGAGCTCTCTCCACACCCTTGTGATGAGGTGGTGCGTATACgcgccgcttctcttctgttCTCAGTTTTATATACTTCGCCTCCCGCCACCTCGCCTACCTCAGCATCAGCGCGACATGGCAACTCGcgatgtgtgcgcgctgcgccagcgatctttttttctgcgtcCGATGCGGAGCACAGGGTGA includes:
- a CDS encoding DNA polymerase delta subunit 2, putative codes for the protein MYRCRMEAQYASALRAIQRIVREDPRYGSQACVMNPRRVLELQPGVPAVCVGIVYKNMKLLPRFLDEYQSELVRIDAGDDDNDDESGVVEAVPLDRSAETAAATMHRSNEAEEDANNDGQALAAADEHYSVCDSADELMLEDSSGRALLQGLDAERFCTGIVLGVYGALLPNGSMKVLRYAFSGDLGSAFVPRPVIRATGPCYIAFVSGLSLNVPRDNGKEAQAAASRARASLELLVEFLCGNTGNAALRGKAKCVSRLVIGGDSIAPTDELKLKKKVKLDPSDHVRLNDDKAQGNTVTSAALMRQLDTLLERVVRTVEVELMPGANDMSDAFQPQQPLHPLLLPKAGKHSTLRLVSNPFCFTAQPGAATVATTELLKSEECVESEAKKHKTEVAEGVNFFVTSGQNINDVARESRFPTRLDTMCMVVVSGCACPTAPNTLFSYPFCNHDPFLFQNTPHCVVACDQPQFETRYATLDELHEETHHNFTESASSSPRLKATASAVSAKGGENKAVLPEAGVRLICVPSFARSGALVLVDVNSPTLETSVVSFLVP